From a region of the Mauremys mutica isolate MM-2020 ecotype Southern chromosome 12, ASM2049712v1, whole genome shotgun sequence genome:
- the LOC123346351 gene encoding acetylcholinesterase-like, giving the protein MMLGLLPTLPCLLLLSLTGPSSGSDDDGTGVLTTSGPIRGKRLQVGSGTVTAFLGIPYAEPPVGALRFQKPLPHQPWSQVLETTSFGNTCHQPPLPGYPQADVWTPKMPQSEDCLFLNIWVPHAQLNRTAPILIWIHGGWFFTGAASLDIYDGRFLAATENVIVASMNYRLGALGFLSLPPAAPGNAGLWDQRLALHWLQDNAAAFGGDPARFFLFGQDAGAASVGFHLLSPGSRPLFTRAGMQSGAPNGPWAWISLEEAQERGQRLGQLLGCTDGNSTALVGCLQGKEPGEFSKHEFSILNHKKQLRLPFVPTPDGDFLPDTPPRLLQAEHGQRIPVGVGFTTNEGSYILYFAASSLNLENASSIGWEELLQVVRLIVPGVPDEAIQAMAQWYIQEGEEQGEARYRWAMEQIAGDYVVVCPILEVARQEAEAGNPVYTYHFAHHSSGLSIPEWMGVPPGSEIPYEFGTLASVVGSNYTEAEVALSHRVMYYLALYAWSGKPMVGEGSEKQWPTYDPAKENFERIALKPPKPQTASSASRCEFLASLLSEKPKAPGADVPSVGGRE; this is encoded by the exons ATGATGCTGGGActcctccccacgctcccctgcctgctcctcctctccctgacGGGCCCCAGCTCTGGCTCCGATGACGACGGCACCGGGGTGCTCACCACCAGCGGCCCCATCCGGGGCAAGCGCCTCCAGGTCGGCTCTGGCACAGTGACGGCCTTCCTGGGCATCCCCTACGCCGAGCCCCCCGTGGGGGCCTTGCGCTTCCAGAAACCACTTCCCCACCAGCCCTGGAGCCAAGTCCTGGAGACCACCAGCTTCGGCAACACCTGccaccagcctccactccctGGTTACCCTCAGGCTGATGTCTGGACACCTAAAATGCCACAGTCCGAGGACTGCCTCTTCCTCAACATCTGGGTGCCCCATGCCCAGCTTAACAGGACGGCCCCCATTCTCATCTGGATCCACGGTGGGTGGTTCTTCACAGGGGCAGCCTCCCTCGATATCTATGACGGGCGCTTCTTAGCCGCCACTGAGAATGTGATCGTGGCCTCCATGAACTACCGGCTGGGGGCGCTGGGTTTCCTGTCTCTGCCCCCGGCTGCCCCAGGGAACGCCGGCCTGTGGGACCAGCGCCTGGCACTGCACTGGCTGCAGGACAATGCAGCCGCCTTCGGAGGGGACCCAGCCCGTTTCTTCCTTTTCGGCCAGGACGCTGGGGCTGCGTCAGTCGGCTTCCACCTCCTCTCCCCGGGGAGCCGGCCCCTCTTCACTCGCGCCGGGATGCAGAGCGGAGCCCCGAACGGACCCTGGGCTTGGATTTCACTTGAAGAGGCCCAGGAGAGAGGCCAGAggctgggccagctgctgggCTGCACCGATGGTAACAGCACAGCCCtggtgggctgcctgcaggggaaggaacccgGTGAGTTCTCCAAACACGAGTTCTCCATCTTGAACCACAAGAAGCAACTGAGGCTGCCCTTTGTGCCGACACCAGATGGGGATTTTCTCCCTGATACACCACCAAgactcctgcaggctgagcacggcCAGCGGATACCTGTCGGGGTTGGTTTCACCACCAACGAAGGCTCCTACATATTATACTTTGCTGCCTCTAGCCTCAACCTGGAAAACGCCAGCTCCATCggctgggaggagctgctgcaggtggtgAGGCTGATAGTGCCAGGGGTGCCAGACGAGGCCATCCAAGCTATGGCACAGTGGTACAtccaggagggggaggagcagggagaggcacGGTACCGATGGGCCATGGAACAGATCGCTGGTGACTATGTCGTTGTGTGCCCGATACTGGAGGTGGCAAGGCAAGAGGCAGAGGCTGGAAATCCTGTGTACACCTACCACTTCGCCCACCATAGCAGCGGCTTGTCCATACCTGAATGGATGGGGGTGCCACCGGGCTCTGAGATTCCCTACGAGTTTGGGACCCTGGCATCCGTGGTAGGATCCAATTACACAGAGGCGGAGGTAGCGCTCAGCCACAGGGTGATGTATTACCTTGCGCTGTACGCCTGGAGCGG GAAACccatggtgggggagggcagcgaGAAGCAGTGGCCCACCTACGACCCCGCAAAGGAGAACTTTGAGCGCATCGCCCTGAAGCCGCCCAAACCTCAGACGGCATCATCCGCCTCGCGCTGTGAATTCTTGGCATCACTGCTGTCAGAGAAACCAAAGGCCCCAG GAGCCGACGTGCCCAGCGTGGGGGGCCGTGAATGA